The following DNA comes from Neovison vison isolate M4711 chromosome 13, ASM_NN_V1, whole genome shotgun sequence.
TCGTAGGGGTCTCCCAGTCTCTGGTTAAGCCACATACATCCAACAAGAGCTGCCCAACACCAGTGTCCCCAAAGGGCCAGAACTGGCCTCCCCTGCCGTTCGTGTTTTCAGAGCGCCACCTGGTGGTTATTATACCAGCAGGCTGAGTGCCTGGTTACCTGTCCATGTTTCCCTTACAGAACACCAAGTGCCCGGATAAAGTCAGCTTCACGGGCCCGGACTGGCTCACCCAAGGAGGTGCCGGAGGTGCCATTCAGACATCAGTTAAATGGTGTTGATCATCCTGTTTGCCGTTCCTACCATGACCGAAGGCAGACCCTTGGCTATCTCACCTCCACCAGATCCCCGGACTCCCCgaccctccctcttcctcaggaGTTGGAGAGCTGGTACTtagcaaaaatatttattctctcagCCACGGTCGTGACTATTGTGGCCCATGTGGAGATGAAGGCATGGGGAGGAACCAGGGGAACATGGCCTCAGCCCAGAGAAGTCACTGCTCTGTTCCCCCAAGACCCTGGTCAGCTGCCGGAGCAGTGCCAACACCCTCACCCTCACCCCCGGGGGGGGCTCCCAAGCACTGGGTAAGGTCTGAAGACAGCACAGCAGCCATACCCCTCTCACCGTCATTACCACAATCACCAGATTCCTGCATCTCCCCAGCAGTTTGGGCCCTGGAAACTGGCAGCATGTGGAGGAATTAgaatctcaggaaagaaattggGGGCTGTTTTCTCTGTACTTGTGAAAACAAGGTCTTCAAACACGAAGACTTCTACCCTCACACGTGAGCACATATAAATGCTCAGAGCCTAGCCTGGAAAGGAAGACCAAGGCGTTTGCCCCACCGTGGCCTTGGGCTGCCCGTCAGGCAGAGGGCCGGGGTCCCAATACCAGCACAGGGCTCCCCAGGCATACTGGGAGTAAGCTGGAGCTGGAGCATGAATGGAGTCTGTGAAACAGAACCTGCATCCTCACGAAGTCCTGCTGCTTCCTAGCCCCCAACTCCttgccctttctctttcctcctgacCCCTTGGTGCCTTTCCCAGGGGGATCCCCATGCTGATcgctccttttcttttccaatgcTTGGCTCTTAAGACTCAGGCAGGTAAAATAGTATTCCCCCCAGCATGGGGAGCTTTGGAGTCTGCCAGGTCACCTTAGGGCAAGGCCCAGGAGGCAGGCCCTGGGAGCACCCAGCAGTTCTTAGAGATGTCCTGTCCATTCAGCCACCTGAGTATCCTCATTTAGGGCCCCAAATATATACAGCCCAATTGCTCTGTATACAAGTACACGACTTTTATAGAGCTCAGTCTATAACCCCGTGTGTGCCAATATAAGCTGTGTTTCTTCGTAacacatgtttttgttttagggGCCACTGGCCGTGGGAAGGTAGGTGTTCCTTACACCCTGGGATAACACATCCAAGCCATTACTCCTCAGAACCACAGAGTGTACTCAGTGGAGCTGTGCTGTGAGGCAGCGGACATTTCTCTGCTCCCCTCAGAAGTGCAGTCTCCCAGTCCGGCTTTATGCTCTCTGCCCTGGGAAAGGGATGAGGATGTGGCAGCTGTATGGAGTCACTTCTTCCCCCGCCTAGGGGAAGCTTTAGCTCTTATTTGGCTTTTGAGTTATCATCCCTTTGTTCCCCCTGGCTATCTTGCCTTGACCTTCTGGATTGAGAAAGACTGACGCACACCAGCCTAGGCTTGAGAGGGGTATTTGTGACCAGAGTGCCAAAGCGACCCTTTAAGAGCAAGGACTTGGCTCTGACTCCATTTGGGGCAGGGAGGTAGAGGACAGTaagcacaatgcctggcagaGGCTGCCTGCCAAGAACCCCAGAGCCCTACTCTGAATGGCTTGGGGTCATTTGCTTAAGAGGAGCCCCTCTGACCTATAGAACTTTCCTCTGGGTTTTCATGTCATTGTTTTTATTCAGGTTGGCTTCTGAGCCCTCTCCCAAAACCCACTGTTTTAGACCACTTAGCAGGCCCCTAAGCAGCCTCCCTCGCCCCCAtcattccctctgcctccactcaCCCGGAGGGCAGTGCTCTGGGCACCCGGGCACTGACTTTCCTTTTATCCATGGAAGTAGTTTCTTTGGACGCCTTCACCCCACCTAACCTGAGTCAACCCCACCAGGAGGATGACTCTGAATTTCAGCCTGATGATGCCCTGCCAGGCTCCTGTGGGGTGGAGCCAAGTGCCCATCTCtgttcctgtttgtttttaaatattgtgtGTTTTGTATCTGTGGCGCTGGTTTACAGCGTGTTCTGTACATATTGTAAAGAAACTGTTGGGAGTAATTTTCTTTCCCGTTGGGCAGGCCTGGCCCCACATTCCTGCCCTTTCCACTTTGTTCTATAACAGAGAAGAGGAACTTCTGTATTAGCAGGGCAGTCTTGGGTTCTGCAGAAGGGGacagcttttccttttccttaaaaaacactTTGGCTCTCTGATCCTTGTATCAAGCCTCTGGAGAAGAGTAGGAGCTGAGCTGCCCAGAAGAGCAGGTGGGAACAACAATGCAGAATAGCACTGCCTTTTTCCCAGGCCCCTTTCCTCACCAGGTCCAGTCTTCCCTCCCTGAAACAACCCGAAGCAGCAGCAGTGGAAACAGATCCTTGACCAGTGCTGTGGAGGGACCTGCTGTTTACCTCCAGCCGCTCTGTATGGGGAGGCGGCCCGTGGGTGGGGGTACCTGTGACCTGTTCAGAGAGATGAGACCCTCAGCAAGGATCCCCTGACCCTGCCCCATGAGCAAAGGCTGGCAAAGTGTGCTGTTAAGGGCCATGACACCCAGACCAAGGCTCACTATGAGCCACCCCTGCCCAGGCCTTTTCCAAGACCTCGTTTGTCAGGGCTCCACCCGAGAAGCTAGAAGGCAGGAGCCTCACCCCCAGCTGGGACAGTCACGGCTTGGAGAGCTGCTCTTCAGGGCTCACATCTCCTTCCTCATTTAAGGTGTGCTGTTTCCTTcatcccccttccctgcctgtacatgtatgtatacatgtatgaaGCTCCCTTCTCTTACCTCATCCCTTCCACACGTCTCCAGGTCAAAAGACCACATGCAGAAGGGTTAAGAGGGCACCCCATGAAATGAAATGGTGATTCTTGAATCTTCTCTCCAGGCTCCAAGGCGAGGGTGAGAGGATGTGgcttgggggttgggagggtgaGACTGTAGAAGGGCTAGAGTTACTGTACGCGGGCTTTGAGGTCACCCATGTCGCTTATTATATTGTGTACTCTGTCACCATCCCAGTGTCTACTCTCCTGCCCCTGTGATTCAACTGGGCAGCTAGTTGGCCCCATAATTCTGGGCCTTTGTCATTTGTTTTACTACTAGGGCATCCCAGGAAGCTTTCCGATGATCCTCTGCCATGGGCccctcctgggatcaagcccctcccaggccccgcccccagcccctcttGCCCCAGCCCACCCGCTTGCCTTGGTGCTCAGCCCCCCCAATTGGGAGCAGGTTGGGGCGAGCTGGAGGCCCGGGCTGGAGGGGCAGTGTTGCTGTTCATAGCTTTTGTTCCATTGGCGTTGCTCTGTTGGATTTAATTTCAGTCTTCCTGATTCTTCCCTTCTGTAAAGTGTACATTACCAAGTtccttgttttttatatatatatatatataaatatatatatatacaaactgTACTCTTTTTGCCTTTGTACATTCaggcaagaagagaaaataaatctttttaagagaCAATCACAAATCTGTGAGGGCTGCTGGTTATTTCTCCTGGAGTTTGCTGCtgagctgcttcctccttcctccccactcttcTGTTTTCCCTCAGCTTTCCTGATCTTCCTGGTTCTGCTCCATATGCATCCTCAGCTCCACCTTCCCTGGCTGATGGCAAACTGTTGAATCCAGTGTCCAGACTACCTGCCCTGCAGCCCTCTCTTGCCCAGCAGTGTTTTCCGGCTCGGCCACTGGCTTAGCCAGGGGCTTTGCTCCTCTGCCCTGGTCTCTCCTGTCTTCCCCTTTCGATCCCATTCACCAAAGTGGCTTCAGACCCCTCGGTACCCTGGGCCCTGGCTCCCGAAGGCCCGGGCTTTGGACACTCACTTGTGAAACTATGCAGCTAGGAGCTCTCCGCTTAAGAGTTTGCACTACTTAAACCTGCCTGGGGTTTAGAACAGATGGTTTTTAGAAGCAAGCAAGCAACTGCCCCCTAACATTCCCCCTGCCGATTCCAGCCTCCAGCGTGCTCTGATCCAGAGCCCAGAGAATCATTCCTGGCTGGTAGACTCCTGTGGCTACCCTATCAGAACAAGGGCTAAGGGTTTAGGAGTCAAGAGCATTTGATCAGAATTTTAAAGGGTagtacattctgacacacagcCCAACCAAACCATTGTTCTGTCTCttgaactttctctttttcttctgatcttgtcccccttttttcccctttctctacttCCTTTTCTTAATTGGCTTTGGAattgaagtatatttttaaattatttgttgtatttattaaataaagtttttaatgtCCCTGTTCTTAAATTTAGACTTAGTTGCCTTTCACATATCCTCCTTATCCATTAACCCCTCAAAATATACCAAGTTACCTTTTTAAATGAAGTGCTTTTGGGTACCAGATTTCTTTCCTGCTGGTGGTCTTATctggcaaaatttcttttttccaaagggaatttttttaaagattttatttatccatttgacagcgatcacaagtaggcagagaggcgggcagagagagaggggaaagcaggctccctgctgagcagagagcccaactcggggctccatcccaggaccctgagatcatgacccgagctgaaggcagaagcttaacccacagagtcacccaggcgcccctccgaaGGGAAATCTTAACAGAGCACTTGGTTTTCCAATTCTGCCCTTCTACCTGTAGTTGCATTGAAGTGGATCTACCAGCAGATGGCAGCAGAAACTCAGGCATGTTTCCTGTCCCCTCTGCTTACTAGAATGAAGGACTAGTAAACGGCTGCCTTTTGTCTTAGTTCTTTATCCCAGTCATGTAGATTCTCTGGGCTTGAGTTTACCATGATCCTACACTATCTACATTAACTTGGCCATTGTCCACGTTCACGTGGACCTCTACTGTAGGTGTCTCACAGTAGTGACCGTTTTCCAGTCCCTGCCTTTATGCTGCCTGTAGGGATTATCTCCTCAGTGAAGGATATCTTGGAGTCCTTCCTGTTCCAGCTGAATGTCTAGGTCCAGACCTTCTAACATTGTGGAAGGTGGAGGTGTTACACTCACTTTTAGTAACATGGCCCAGTGTGAAAACACAAGTAAGCTCCACACAGGATACTGtgaaaatggactaaagactcaGAAAAACTAAGGACAGCCACAGCTCAACAGTGAATCATTCCAAAGCTGTAGAAGAACCTGCCCAGCACTtgggaaaacagaagcaaaagggGGAAAATGCTACTGTAAGcacctaagaaattaaaaagaatttaaggggCATCTGGCTAACCCAAGCATGACCCAacatgcaggtcttgatctcggggttgtgagttcaagccccatgttgggtgtggagcctagtctaaaaaaaataataatcctagCTCCCTACAGGGCCACTGGAAGCTTATCAGTCAGCCTGGTGGTACCAGGGGAATGGCAGCCACACCATCCTAGGGAAGGTGTGTGCTGTTTCCTTCAAACACCTCTAGGAAGAAGAATGTCAGGCAGCTCCATGCAAAAGTCAACTCCGTTTCAGGACCCAGACTTCTGTACTAAAGGAAACACTGCAAACAGCTTGGATCCTGGGGACAGCCTCTATTTTGGACAAAGCTGATGTGTACATACCTCTCTAGGGGTTACTGGCAGTTTGTCCCAGACTCCTAGCAACTGTATTTTGCAGTGTAATGTGGCCCCAGAGGCTTCAGCCGGTTTGTCTGTCCTTATGCACCACGGCTTTTGTCCTGAGAAGCGTATATCACACCCTGCTACCTTAGGCTCTAAAAGAAAGACTCAAAAGAAGAGTGGCAGAAAGCCAGTCCTGGTACAGGAATGAAAAACAGACCAACCACAACTTTAAATCAGTTTATTGACACAGTAACACAACACACTTGCCTCcctgacacccccacccccctctcacCCAATCTagttctcttccccttcctccccccttaGAACAAGCTGTTCAGTGAACACAGAAAAGGGCAGGCCACTTCTACACCCTCATTCCCACCCCTAAGCCTTATTGGGCAGGGGCTTAGGCCCTACTCAGAACctgttgagaaagagagaggaggggcagtcAGCACTATACTCAGCCAGGCAGAGGCATCCAGTCCCTAAGAACAGATTCCCACACGACCCCCAGGCCCTGAGTTGctattcctcttcctctctgctctttgTGACTCTAGGAAGGAGACACCCTGGGGCCTGGGCCTGCAGCCAGGAACAAGAACTGGCTGTGATTTGAGAATTGGGAGTTTGGCTAGTGTTTTTAaggcccaggcaccccaaagaaagCCCTGGTGGTGGGAGTGAACTTCAATGCCCCCATTTAAAATGCACTGATAACATGAAACAGATTAAGCCAGCTTAACCAAATGCCAGAAAAACACTAAGCTGTAAAGAAGGAGGGGGTCAGACCTGGTTTCTGCAGGCCAGACACAAATGCACACAGAGGAGCCCAGGTGGAGTGTCAAAAAACAAGGACACTGTCCAGGGGCCGAAAAGCCTATACTCAGGAGTGTCTGGGTTgaaaggaagcaaggaaagaaaatacacaagtcttaaaaaccaaaaaagaaagccCAACAGCAGGGGAACCTAAGTCTGACAATGCTACCCACCAGCCCTCCAGGCCCTGCCCCTGGACCCAGACAGTCCCTCCCCCTCTAGGCAATGTCCTCCCCTAGGCTAGATAGAGCACATCACACAGCGCAGTTTAAAAAGCTTCTAATGCCAGTTCATAAACATCTTCATTTACTATTGGTGATTACATGTGAATAATATGTTTATACTGTTCTTTATGGAAAACAATTTCAACGAGTCAACTCCGAGAACACAATAGGCAACCCTCACCCTGAGCCCCTCAGCGTCCTTCCCTAGACAGTAAGGAGCCCCCTCCTCTGTCCCAGGGCTGCCTAacttcccctcttcccccactgtggctcttgggcaaagcaTCCTCTATGACCATTAGTCCTCATCAGACAAGTTCTGGTCCAGGGGGTAAACCATGAACATCACATCTGGCCGAGAGGGAACACAGGGATGGCCTGGACGCACAATCTCAAAGCCCAAGAAGCTGAAGGTCTTCAGGAGTGGAGCTGCAGAGAATGTAAAAAGGATTCTGATAAGAAACACAAGGGCAGGTTCAAatcaagggaaaacaaaaaacaaagattgaGTAAGTAAGTACTAAAGACCCTTCAGGCACTCCCACCCCTGTGACTTCCCCAGGGTTTATATGGCAAACTCCAGAGCCATACTTCACTGAATAGGGGGCTCCTTTTCCCCTCACTACTTCCCTGCTGTCTGGGCAGTAGGGTTCAGGCTACTTTGATTCCTCACCTCTGTCTTCCCGGCCCTTCCTGAAGCAGATGAAGACGTAGTTCACTTTCATCTTCTCTTCAGCAAACTCTAGCAGTGCTAACAATCTGCCAGAAGCAAAGAAAACCACTCAGGCCCATTACCACCTCTCTAgacttccctcccaccctctgtcAAAAAAGCCTTCTGAGGCTTACAGCCGGCAGTATTAATAGGGAACCTCCAAGGAGAAGCTTCCCATTTCAAGAGCTCTGAGTTCAAGAAAAAAGCCACAATCCCAAAGAAAAATGTTACTGAGCTCTCTCTTCCTGGAATAAGGGTTCTTCATCTGAAATTAATACGAACCAGCTCCACTAATGCAGTTCACAGGATCATATGGGGCCTGAGAAGAGAAGGTGGTTCTTCAGGGGTCTTCCAAAATTGCCCAGTTTGATGACCACAGCCACTGGTGCAGACTCTGGGCCCAGACACTGCCTTAAAGGATTTCCTCAGAAGAAAGGGGCAACTCAAGAGAACTCTGCCTTGAGGACTATTCCTTACACACTTGGCTGCCTTCGAGGGCCTTGCCCAATCCAATGAAATCCCACTGTAGCTCAGAGCTTCCTGCCCTTCTGAACCACATCACTGTATGGCAGCTCAAGGGGGATTTAATGTCTGCTGAGAAGAGTGAACCATGGGTTGATTAAATGACAAGGATTTGGTTAATGTGATAATGATCTCCTTTAATTATAACCTACGGCAGGCCTGTTTTACTGGCTAAAAATAAACTGTCACAAATTGGTATCTGCTTGGGAAACCTAGAGCTAGGGAAGAAGGCAGACACTCTGTTCATCTGTTGGCCCCAACAAGCATATGCCCTTCTCTGGAATgggccctccttcccctccccagcaccTGCTCCTTACCCTTCTTTGCTCCCATCAGCTAATAATCCATCTGGGATTTCTACAAACAGGCTCTGGCTGGACAGGACTGCATCCCAGGAAGAGACTTTCACCTCGGTGACCTCATACTGGAAGTGGACAATGTGAGGTTTTCCATCATTCACAGGGAGGTCCTGGGTCACAGTGAGCTTCTCGTCCTGGGAGGAGATCAGGTCAGAGGACCAGGTCACTACTACTCTGGCCACATCACAGGCTCCCTAACCTAGGCGATCCCGGGAGTCCTCTGGAGCCAGTCTCAGGGCAGTATGGGACGAAGGACACACTGAAAAAGTAGAGCCGCATGCTGGCTAAATGAAGCCGTCCGTCACTCATCAGGCACAAAGACAAGCTGATGACAACTACAAGTCAGCATGATGGGAATTGAAGTATTTACCAAGTGTCCACTAGATGCCAAGTACTGAGCAAGGTGCTTTCCCACTTTTCAGTCACCACCAGAAGCAGCTGAGGTAGTTACTAATACCCCCATTTTAAGTCTGAGGCACTAGGGGCCCAGAACAATTAAGCCACTGTCCCAAGGCTCCgtagctagtaaatggcagagctgagactcAAACCAGGTCTCCCTGACTCTAAACCCATGTGTGTCCCCCAACACCaaattctcccttctctctctcaaagagaaGCATTAGAAACAAATGATGTATGTGAGGGCTTGGCTAGGGCCCAGCTCAAGCAAAGCCTGTTTCCAGGCTAGACTACAGGTCCATGTTGTCTCCCCTGGGCACAACCTCAAGAGACCAAACCTCAGCCACCCTGCCACCCTTGGGTGGTACCCTGCTCCCCAATCTTGGGGAGAAGCTAAGCCAACTTCTGGGCCTCACAGGAGATTAAAGGCGGCAAACGACTGGCTGCCCCCGCCCAGATCATTCCTAGGGCAGATGGCTAGCATTCTCTAAAGCTCCTGGAATGTAGCCTATGCTGCTGGATGACAGATGATGGAGATGCAAAGCCCCTTctcctgccccacacccccactacacTACCCAGCCTGCCCCCAACCAGGCCATTAAGGGATGGAAATCCGAATGTCTAACAGTCATGGAAAACTGCTCCTCCTGGCCCTTGGTACTTctcaagagaaaatgaagagtcACACCAAAAAGTGTTCTTGCAACCCTCCCATTCATCATTCTCCTTCCCACTCAGGACCCTGAACCAGCACTGAAGTGCTGACcaccgtgctcgcttcggcagcacatatactaaaattgaagtGCTGACCACCAAGCTAAGAAGATGGCAGCTTTCGCTTAATGCTGATCTCCTGTTCCCAGTACTCCCCAAAAGCCACAGAGCAGCCTCGGTTGAAAGAGTCCTTCCCGATTTCCCTACTGGCCTGGCCTAAGAGAAGACTCAAGAAGGCAATTATTGCCCTTAAGCGGCTGCTGAGTGGACCCTCAGCTCTGCAACAGGGCTTCCACCCCACAGTCCTCCTTACCTTATATATTAGAGCTGAGAGAGAAGGATCCCTGCCGCCCCCTCGCCCACCGGGGATCTTCGACAGTGGGTGAGGGGCATCAGGAGCACCACAGAGGCCCCGGAACAATGTGCCTGCAGCACTGGAGCTGGGGACAGTTACTCAAAGGCAAAATACTACTGCAAAAGACAGAGAAGGTGAGACAGTAAACACTAAGACTTAaaaatttaacacacacacacacacaatttaacaCAACACCACACTCCaacctctgcctggctctcccaAAACAAACACTCTAAAGCTACACCACTGCCTGTCCATCCTTTCGGCCTCAGCTTCCAGACCTACCTCGGTGCCCTTCAAGCACACCCACCACCCTGCAAAGAGCAGAGGGAGTCCAGCTGGACACATCTGACCAGGGAAGCACCTGCTGGACCTCAAACAAATCTCTGTGACACTGGCAAACCCTGAGAGGAACCAGATCCTGACTTGCCTTCAAGGCTTTAGCACCCGGTCCCCCAGTCCCCCTCCTTATTCTAACGGTACTTCAACAAACTATGCGGCAATCTCAAAACCTACACAGTTACTTTCAGCTGGAGAGGCATATGGGCCTCAAGAGATCACATGGGCTGGGTACCATGTCCCTGAGGAACTCCCAAGGCCATTTTCCCAATCATGGCTTCCTCCCCAAACTAAACAAAAGACCTAGACAAGAAATCCATAACCCAAATCTCTCCAGGGTCAAGAATTGAATTAAATCCTGGGATTTGGCTCTCAGAGAAGAGATACACTATGGAACAGAGTATTATGGTCTGAGTTTGTCCCTGGTATGCCAGCATATGTCAGACTTCCTTGCCCTTCTTTGCTAGAATCTGACCTGGGCACGGGACTTTAGTTAATACTGATGTGCTGATGAGAATAGACATCAGGCGCATGTGTATCAGGGGGAAGGACTATCTGCTGGGAACTAAGTAAGGAAGCCAATAATCAATGGATTACAGAGGATAAAAAGCTCCTAAAGGAGCTCCCTGTCGCCTCCAGGTGTGTGCCCTTACTGCCACCATGATTTTCAGGTGGACCCAAAAGGGCTCCAAATCTGCTCCACTGCCGCCTCTGAATCTGACTGAACTGTTCACTAGGCTGAGCTGTAGGCCACCTCAGAGACCAACAGCAAGTGAAGCAGGGAAAGAAGTAGGCAGTCTGTGCATGTACACCACAAGTCAGCAACAGGCCTGTTCCATGACCCCAACACCCCAGCCTGCAGGCAGCTGGAATGCAATGGATAACATATGGAAGGACAGTGCAGGGACATGCTAGAGCCCGCTCCCACGACTCTGCCCTTCTCTTCCCAACTGTGTGTTTAATGTCACATTGGTAGCTTAAATGGGCCACAGGAGaaatatttacaccacagaaatgagCAAATGACATAaatcatggcttttttttttctcctgagagCTAGCTGTAATACAAT
Coding sequences within:
- the OAZ2 gene encoding ornithine decarboxylase antizyme 2 is translated as MALGVPQGHVTVPSSSAAGTLFRGLCGAPDAPHPLSKIPGGRGGGRDPSLSALIYKDEKLTVTQDLPVNDGKPHIVHFQYEVTEVKVSSWDAVLSSQSLFVEIPDGLLADGSKEGLLALLEFAEEKMKVNYVFICFRKGREDRAPLLKTFSFLGFEIVRPGHPCVPSRPDVMFMVYPLDQNLSDED